AAGGCTGAGTAAACTCAACCAAGGACTTATGCAAAAAAGAAATCATTTGTTGAAATTTACAAATTGAAAGATCCGGCTCTAAATTGATTTGCAagtgtttatttaatttaatacagTCAAGAGTGGGAAATTGCTAAATACATCTAAGCATATGAGAGTTCATATATGGTAGTTCTTAGCTAcacatttaatatttaaatcattaattggaatttggaaatgttttttttttttttttgtatagtcTTGTTTATTGGTAGTAATTTCATTTCAGCACTTCATTCTCTTAGAACATTACAAATTTATTGCTTAGCGTttcaccgataaaaatttattattgaaaTTCAGTTTTATGTGACACACTTAAGTTGATGCACAGTGTGATGATTTCATACGTCTTCTATTAACGTATCCACGTGCCGTCTGAAAGTTAATAACCAAGCCGTTATTGAACTTTGTTTGTAATGTTTCTGTTGATACTGGACAGCTTAGTTATTCCTGATTATGATTTAAGACCCACTTCAATTGTTTTGCAAATTGGTCCCTTTGGCACGTACTTTCCTCTGATCATGGTAATATTTGTTGTGATTATCAGGTGGGTTTGCAGTATCTGTCTGGAGATATATCTGGTGGAAATGCTCGTTGTATTGCTATGCTTCAAGCATTCCAGGATGCCATCAGAGACTACACAGTTCCATCTGAGAAGACTCTAGTGAGAGACTTGACAGCAAAAATAAGTAGCTATGTTTCATTCCTTATTGAGTGCCGACCTCTTTCAATCAGTATGGGAAATGCAATTAGATTTCTCAAAAGTCAAATTGCAAAGCTACCTCTGACACTGTCTGAGTCAGAATCAAAATCTTCTCTTCAATCAGATATTGAGAATTTTATATATGAGAAGATTATACTTGCTGACAAGGCGATAGTAGAGCATGCTGTCACAAAAATAAGAGATGGCGATGTTCTTCTTACTTATGGGTCATCATCAGCAGTTGAAATGATACTGTTACATGCATATGAGTTAGGGAAACAGTTCCGAGTTGTAGTAGTAGACTCTCGTCCAAGGCTTAGAGGGAAACTTTTGCTTCGTAGACTAGTGGAGAAAGGTCTCAGTTGTACATACACTCATATCAATGCTGTTTCCTACATAATGCAAGAAGTTACCCGAGTTTTTTTGGGTGCTTCTTCGGTGTTGTCTAATGGAACAGTTTATTCGGGAGTTGGGACTGCATGTGTTGCAATGGTTGCTCATTCTTTCCATGTCCCTGTTATAGTTTGTTGTGAAGCTTTTAAATTTCATGAAAGGGTTCAGCTTGATTCAATATGCTCAAATGAACTTGGTATGTAAACACTTGTAAATGAATAGGAATCTTTTGCCATTTTATCTGGAAGAAGGCTGATGTTTCCATGGTTTCTTATAGGTGATCCAGATGCCATTTCAAAGGTTTCGGGTAGAGAGGATGTTAACGACTTAGATGCTTGGGCCAATACTGAAAATCTGCAACTTCTGAATCTGATGTAAGGCGTTTATATTTACATAATACAATACCAAAATTGTGATTTCCTTACCTTGTCCTTACACTCTTCTAAATTGATGTCAGCTATGATGCAACGCCTTCAGATTATGTTTCAATGATTGTTACAGATTATGGCATGGTGAGTCCTGAAATTTAAAGATTTATCTATTTGCTGCTAGATGTAGATACCAAAAGCACTCCCTATCCCTTGGTACCATTAGCATTcatatattcaaataaaattataaaaattttgattaataaaatgaaaaggATAAATAGAACTAAATAAGAAATGGTTCCCTTACAGTTGCTGCACCGTGCAGCACTGCACTGCACAGAGTTGGTGCAGCAGTTGTGTAGGGAATCTAACAGTTCCACGATAAGATTCATGCATTTTTTTAATCGTCTTAAGGGCCattctcttatatttttcaaacttCAGTCGTGATTTTTTacaattaacaaaaacaaaagatctAACTATTTAACTTTGGCAGATCCCCCCAACAAGTGTTCCTGTAGTTGTAAGGAAATATAGCAGAGAACAGGTGTGGATATAAACTCTGCAAACGTGGATCGTCTCAATTTTGTGTTCATGAGAAATCCCTGTTTAGAAACCCGGCAGCAATAAAATCTGTGAATGTTGTTGTGATGCCTTTTTGTTATCTCTGAATAATGTAATGTAATAGGTGGACCGCTTTGTACTTCTTGAATTTTGGGATATTTGTCTGTATTTTCCTGTCACAGTGAAGAGTGCGGATCGTCGCCTCTCCAGGCAGATTTTGGCCATGCATTCCTCAGGTTTAGGAGCTCTTTTTTCTTCCGTGCTCCAAATTTTGATTAGTCATTTAGTTACAACTATGATAGTTAGATATAACTCATGACAATATATTACAACATTTTTTGATCTATGCATCAATCCCACCTAGtgagaaaatattttgttatgttCATTTTTCAGTCCCATTTTTGATTGTTGGTTAttctttgcattttttttatgctcTAATTATGAAAAAGTCCCTTGGAGTATTTCGTGTGAATGCTCCAACTGGGAAACATAGAAAGTGATTTTAAATTGAGAACGTGAGCCACAACAATAAACTTTAGCTGGAGCTATACTAAAACACATTGCATGTGATACTTAGGATGCTATTTATTGCAGTTTCATTAGGTTATGGGGGATGCAATCATAGAAACATATATTGCTCTATCCTAATGTCTTGCTATACACTCAACCACGTGTTCATGTGCCAGGCCAAGTAATTTTAAAATGATGTGATTGTAATCCGAGAGTGGTAAGAAACATCTTAAATGCAGTGATAGCGTGAGAACTAGAAGCACAACACAAttacgataaaaaaaaaactgttattCGTGTCACACAATATGATCGTCGGGGATGGGTTACCAAATTATATTTATGAATGACACATTTGTATATGTCATTCTAATGAGTGAATTGATATTCATCCACTTCACTATGTTATTTCTTTATGGAACAACTAGCACTAGTGGAAATTTATTGTTCAAGCTTTAATCCACTTTGTAGTTAAATGATAATTATAATTTGGGGGTGATGTAGTGTTAGACTAGAAAGAGCTACATATAACCAAAAGTAAAATTAGTCAAGGATCGTGGTCTATTTAAGTATCTAGTTAGAAGTTAGATTTCTGACTCATGCATGGAAAACTTCGATTGGAAGAGGAGAACTCATTTTGTGTGTCCCACAGCTTTCCTAACAGAGAATAATCATCGCTAACAGcggttgaaattttatatcaatatcatggtaacaaaaaaaaaagctacatataaatatatctgaaagtatttttttaagcaaaaaatggGCGGTTACATCTTTTAACAATTGTTAATTACTTCCCTTCATCTTTAACAACTTTTCATTCAAGGGTTGCAAACGTTGAgtttgagtaaaaaatattgtcacttgCTACATTGAATGCGAAATGAAACACATCTGCTTAAAGTGCGAACTCAATTTACACTTTAACTagtgaaccttataaaaatgtgaCCACCGTCGAATACTATATTTTGACTGGCCACTGAGGCGGTTTTGACAGTATCGAGTATCGACCAATCACACATGCCATAGagaatataatttattatttttgaatgaattaCAAAATGAATTGGTCTCTCTATTTAgggagaaattcttaggtgagtcctcacataagtattaattattaggcacaaccaatcatataattataaataattaatttattaaatactTACTAGTAATTAATGAAGTAGGCATTAAAATCAAAcctcttctcttttttttttggtacatcaaaCCTCTTCTCTGaaaataagggaaaaaaacgtgtgcattatataattatttttccaaTCCCTCATATTTTTCTTGTTCCagctctattttttatttttcgtttatttctttttttatttgatatttttcgtttatttcttttggtttgtttaaatattttttgtttttttttttgacgaaaatatTTTCGTTTATTTCTTgttccaattatttatttattttagaaattGTTCCAATCATGTTATTTTGCActatttcattatattttaagtttacCTAGGTGAAGAAtgatttaattgacaaaataagTTATTGATTTGATTGTGATTGCTACCATAGCTTCGAACTatcatagctggtggtctagtccattgttgtgtttgggtcttgtatgatttgattgtGATTGCATCTCTATGACTCtctattgtaaacttttttagtctacctcggtacgtcttgtgctggggaggctgtttgtattaatatattccattttggcttcttcaaaaaaaaaattattgattataAGTTAGTCCAACcattaattttactaaacactaTAAATTGAATTAGCAAGCTTATTGACTATAAACTaccttataatttatttgttatgAACTCATcgataaactttttttttttttaactcatcGATAAATTTGTTTGTCAACTATCCACTATTTCATttatacaaaacaaaaccataataGTTTGCAGTTTGtaaattttccaaaaaaatagagaaaaaataattgaaacaaataaataaataaaattaaaaagagagcttagttttttttttgacaaacagaaatttatatcatttcattattcaaaatCGGAGTAATACAAAAAGGTAATGTCTCAAAAGTACAGCGACGAGACCATGACAAggccgccctagcaagagtGTGGGCAACATTGTTCGCTTGCCGCTTAATAAACTTAACCATGAAGTTTGGATtacatgacaaaaaattattaatttgacaTATTAGAAAACTAAACTCAGAGCTACCAACATGTAGATGTTGAGTTGCATCCACCACACTTTTAGAATCCGTCTCAAAAATAACATGAGATATGCCTCGTTGTGATAATGATTTCAACGCTTCAAGTAAGGctatggacaaaaaaaaaaattgagcgattagaattttttttatttataaagtgCACatgtttttttcctttccttattggtagagatttgattttaattacTACTCTATTAATTAGttataattatttcataaattaattattaattatttgtaattatatgATTGGTTATGCCTAATCATTAATACTTAGGTGAagactcacctaagaatttctcctATTTAGGATGATAGGATGACCGTTGACCGTATAACATGAGTGCATCATGAGTTGTACATGAGTCATGGGTTGTAATTCTAGGCTATGAATAATTACATCAATGCAAAATAATTACATTCCAAACATGTAACCTCAATCGTGATCTTATCACATGATATTTATGTGCCTTAGCTCACAATTAGCTCCATGGTAATTATGTACATGGTCATTCAATACACACATAGTATAAttctataattaaaatttttatttttgttttaatcacTTCTCTCATtgttttattcaaaatatttttttgtggatGAATGAATGATTCACATTTTAACTTTCAAACTGTGTTCCAATCAAAATTGTTTCATGGGAGATGAGAGAAgggtaaaaaaacaaaaaaaaattgatttttataaggttcacaTTCTTTGATGCAAACTCGAACTGAGttactgataaaaaaaactCGAACTAAGTTCACATCCTAAGATGCaaactcattttttttccttccaatttatgttatttacacaCTCGTTTTTTATGTTATGAGAGACTAAAATTGAAACGTCAATCGGCGCGTGCGAAACTCGGGGCGCGAAAAGAATAAGTCAAGAGAAATTACTAGgacatttaaaacaaaaaagaccAATATAACACTAATaaatgtttaatatttttggtCAAAGATTTTATGTCCAACTAGCTTAAGACAATTTTCTATTTAATGTTTAATTAGTTTGGTTTATTATCCACCAACGATTGAATatcactttatttttaaaaagaaatattaaatatCTATTACATGTACCTTTTTCATTTGCTGTTTTCTTTGTGCTTTGGCCAAAGTCCTTTTTTTATTGATGGCTTCTGTTTCCCAAAGCCGCTCTTCTTTTATGCCTATGTTTTACAAACCACTAAACGACAGAAAAGTGCCATTGTTTTATTGTTCATAAAGTTCAGTAGAGCTAAATAGTAGTACAAGGCATGGGTAATTTAGTTCAGTTTTTTTGGATAAGCAGTTTCAACACAAATCTTATTTGGATTCTTTGCGGTGTGGCTAAAAAAATACGTTAATAAATTTTATAGTTGAAAAAACATTTTTGCTTGTATATTAGTCAAAGAAGTAGTTTTGTTTCTTGAAAGCATcgaagaaaataataaagaacaaaaaaaatcaaatttgtctaaaataatttaaaatattattgagattcattaaaattaataatgttaaataaaatgtataaatccttaatgtttttttttttgaaaacataaaTCCTTAATGTTGGTGAGTTTCAAAAACATATCCAGTAATTTTAAGTTTCTTGTAAATTTTTACATGAATTATCTATTCTATATGATAAACTTTTTTGTCACtcctttaaaatttttattttttactacaACTATTATTCTTGTGGTGTGGTGATGCAATTTCTTTGTAAAAACAATTATGTCTTGTGGTGAGTAACCCAAGCTCAATATCTTTAgtaaaaattcaattaattaaaagCGAAAACTAcattaagaaaatcaaactCACAACACCTAGTTAAGGGGGGCGCTCCTTTACCACTAAACCAGAAGCATTATTATGATAACAATTAACggttatacatatatatacaataataaataacaaaaatacgTATATATACctgttaaaaattgaaaaatctgGTGTGACTATAGCCACATTAAGCCCCTATGTGGATCTGCCCCTGATTCTTTGTTCTCTAAAAGTATGTAACAAACAACTTCATACATTACAAAATTATTCttcattttacaaaattaattatcattcataataacatgaaaaatgaatctGAGAGAGAATTAAAGTGCAAATCCAAATATAACTCCAAGAGTTTTGTCGaatggtaaaaaaaacaaatcttaaTCTAGAAAGTCTTGAGTTCGAGCTCTACTAGTATTCTTGATGAGAAATAGATGTAATACATTTATAAGTgtttgaaaagaaaattataacttataagtcctagaagtagaagaagaagcAGCTTAGTAAACAGTTGTTTACTATACTTCAGTTGAGCAAATTGATGATGGAATCAAGTGTGATGCAAGCTAAAAAGGACAAAAGCAATGCTTATCTTGAAACACCAATTGGCCATGTTCTTTTTTCCCCCAACCTAACAGCTCTTACACACCGTGGCATTTCAAACGGGTAAATTCTATTCCCTCAAACTCAAACCAAATTAATCACTCACTTTACTAAAATACCCCAAActcaagttttttgttttttttttttttagaaaaaatttcaaGCGCTCCTAATCTCCTATCCCACAATAAATAATGAACTCGATAAAAATATCCAATATAATTATATTGATATTATCACTTGAACTATAATTTATTGACattttaaaactttatttatttacttatcattcaattatttaaatcatattactttttatatttaattatttgaaataatttaaatttaattttacttgTAGTCAAATAATGAATACAGAATTCCATATAAGACGCACACATTCAACTTGCGAAAACTTGAATTTGACCAAAGTAAAAATATTCaacttaataatataaataaagtatTATTAGTTGCACTAAACCATAGAGAATAAgttttgaattaattttctACGTGGTACATGTACATGAAAAActtcatatataaaaattttaaatttttcccattaaactattttttattttttgctaatacataaatgttttaaattattcccattaaacaattttttattttttgctaatACATCAAAGAATTTTcctaaattatatattatacataataataaatataactATTAAATATACCTACAAAACTTCAGatatctaaattttatttttttacccatcaaagaattttttatattttgctaAT
This genomic interval from Trifolium pratense cultivar HEN17-A07 linkage group LG6, ARS_RC_1.1, whole genome shotgun sequence contains the following:
- the LOC123889464 gene encoding translation initiation factor eIF-2B subunit delta-like isoform X1, which translates into the protein MDARRAPRAVIDPIVRKVGFFTPPDPIPFEFSPSANSLSPVMIPPPRHSSENHDINSRPSVTSPSGDETIAVSGSCNSILSELFPAPMLPAQSPKIGNGDGGGIVASSFPRGGFDLTVVKASGGVPVCKLTTVSVVNADSFAIDEREKPNKGGGSTMEGKDQAMNSKQKKDKSSKAERRALQEAQRAAKAAAKAEGNKASGTATSVNVKSAKAVKAPQKVDNTSVGASEKKGGDRPSEKDRKKDVPHPRMQYDDKSRVEKAKRRAVVNQTEARNRVELFRHLPQYEHGSQLPDLEAKFFQLDPVHPSVYKVGLQYLSGDISGGNARCIAMLQAFQDAIRDYTVPSEKTLVRDLTAKISSYVSFLIECRPLSISMGNAIRFLKSQIAKLPLTLSESESKSSLQSDIENFIYEKIILADKAIVEHAVTKIRDGDVLLTYGSSSAVEMILLHAYELGKQFRVVVVDSRPRLRGKLLLRRLVEKGLSCTYTHINAVSYIMQEVTRVFLGASSVLSNGTVYSGVGTACVAMVAHSFHVPVIVCCEAFKFHERVQLDSICSNELGDPDAISKVSGREDVNDLDAWANTENLQLLNLIYDATPSDYVSMIVTDYGMIPPTSVPVVVRKYSREQVWI
- the LOC123889464 gene encoding translation initiation factor eIF-2B subunit delta-like isoform X2, whose protein sequence is MVGLQYLSGDISGGNARCIAMLQAFQDAIRDYTVPSEKTLVRDLTAKISSYVSFLIECRPLSISMGNAIRFLKSQIAKLPLTLSESESKSSLQSDIENFIYEKIILADKAIVEHAVTKIRDGDVLLTYGSSSAVEMILLHAYELGKQFRVVVVDSRPRLRGKLLLRRLVEKGLSCTYTHINAVSYIMQEVTRVFLGASSVLSNGTVYSGVGTACVAMVAHSFHVPVIVCCEAFKFHERVQLDSICSNELGDPDAISKVSGREDVNDLDAWANTENLQLLNLIYDATPSDYVSMIVTDYGMIPPTSVPVVVRKYSREQVWI